One segment of Panicum virgatum strain AP13 chromosome 3K, P.virgatum_v5, whole genome shotgun sequence DNA contains the following:
- the LOC120697457 gene encoding desiccation-related protein PCC13-62-like — protein MSRVRDAALLLASALLPLAAGTLLPAAGPEDPRCRATAPRRGALAVYPSDMEQLQFLLNAKFVEAEWFLHAALGRGVDFLDRDLAAGGPRPAGARRAALDFRTTEVAAELGYQEVGHIRAIRQAVGGFPRPAIDLAADRFAMVMDGAMGARLDPPFDPYNSTINFLLASYVFPHITAAATMGISSSLMGFVSKRLQSSILAVEAGQDAVIRLLLYQRADEAVPPYQGHTVADFTRRISEWRNRMSGCGAKDEGVKVLDRQQGAERRTISNILGAGEDSLGFQRTPAEVLRILYGSRNEQIPGGFLPRGANGTIARGFFQLA, from the exons atgtcgcgcgtgcgcgacgccgccctcctcctggCGTCCGCCCTCCTGCCGCTCGCCGCGGGCACCCTCCTGCCGGCCGCCGGGCCCGAGGACCCGCGGTGCcgggcgacggcgccgcggcggggcgcgctGGCGGTGTACCCGAGCGACATGGAGCAGCTGCAGTTCCTGCTCAACGCCAAGTTCGTGGAGGCCGAGTGGTTCCTGCACGCCGCGCTCGGCCGCGGCGTGGACTTCCTGGACCGCGACCTCGCCGCGGGCgggccgcgccccgccggcgccaGGAGGGCGGCGCTCGACTTCCGCACCACCGAggtcgccgccgagctcgggTACCAGGAGGTCGGCCACATCCGGGCCATCCGCCAGGCCGTGGGCGGGTTCCCGCGCCCCGCcatcgacctcgccgccgaccgcTTCGCCATGGTCATGGACGGCGCCATGGGCGCCCGCCTCGACCCGCCCTTCGACCCCTACAACAGCACCATCAACTTCCTCCTCGCCTCCTACGTCTTCCCGCacatcaccgccgccgccaccatgggcATCAGCTCCTCCCTCATGGGCTTCGTCTCCAAGCGG CTCCAGTCGAGCATCCTGGCGGTGGAGGCCGGGCAGGACGCGGTGATCCGGCTGCTGCTGTACCAGCGCGCCGACGAGGCCGTCCCGCCGTACCAGGGCCACACCGTCGCCGACTTCACCCGCCGGATCTCCGAGTGGCGCAACCGGATGTCGGGGTGCGGGGCCAAGGACGAGGGGGTCAAGGTCCTCGACCGCCAGCAGGGAGCCGAGCGGCGAACCATCAGCAACatcctcggcgccggcgaggactcGCTCGGGTTCCAGCGCACGCCGGCGGAGGTCCTCCGAATCCTCTACGGCTCGCGCAACGAGCAGATCCCAGGCGGCTTCCTGCCGAGGGGAGCCAACGGCACCATCGCCAGAGGCTTCTTCCAGCTCGCATAG
- the LOC120697458 gene encoding 40S ribosomal protein S4-like, whose translation MARGLKKHLKRLNAPKHWMLDKLGGAFAPKPSSGPHKSRECLPLILIIRNRLKYALTYREVISILMQRHVLVDGKVRTDKTYPAGFMDVISIPKTNENYRLLYDTKGRFRLHPIRDEDAKLKLCKVRSVQFGQKGIPYLNTYDGRTIRYPDPLIKANDTIKIDLETNKIVDFIKFDVGNVVMVTGGRNTGRVGVIKNREKHKGSFETIHVEDAQGHQFATRLGNVFTIGKGNKPWVSLPKGKGIKLSIIEEQRKQDAAAQAAANA comes from the exons GCTAGGGGATTGAAGAAGCATCTCAAGAGGCTCAATGCGCCTAAGCATTGGATGCTGGACAAACTTGGTGGAGCTTTT GCCCCCAAACCATCTTCTGGTCCTCACAAGTCCAGGGAGTGCCTTCCCCTCATCCTTATCATCAGGAACAGGCTCAAGTATGCTCTGACATACCGTGAGGTTATTTCTATCCTGATGCAACGCCATGTCTTGGTTGATGGCAAGGTCAGGACTGACAAGACCTACCCTGCTGGGTTCATGG ATGTCATTTCCATTCCCAAGACCAATGAGAACTACAGGCTTCTCTATGACACCAAGGGTCGCTTCCGTCTTCACCCCATCAGGGATGAGGACGCCAAG TTGAAGCTCTGCAAGGTTAGGTCTGTTCAGTTTGGCCAGAAGGGCATCCCCTACCTTAACACCTATGATGGTCGCACCATCCGCTACCCTGACCCGCTCATCAAGGCCAACGATACCATCAAGATCGACCTTGAGACCAACAAGATTGTTGACTTCATCAAGTTTGATGTTGGCAATGTTGTCATGGTGACTGGTGGAAGGAACACTGGGCGTGTTGGTGTGATCAAGAACAGGGAGAAGCATAAGGGCAGCTTTGAGACCATCCACGTTGAGGATGCCCAGGGCCACCAGTTCGCCACCCGTCTGGGCAATGTGTTCACCATTGGCAAGGGCAACAAGCCGTGGGTGAGCCTGCCCAAGGGCAAGGGTATCAAGCTCAGCATCATCGAGGAGCAGAGGAAGCAGGATGCCGCTGCCCAGGCTGCCGCCAACGCATAA